The proteins below are encoded in one region of Hypomesus transpacificus isolate Combined female unplaced genomic scaffold, fHypTra1 scaffold_149, whole genome shotgun sequence:
- the LOC124488621 gene encoding beta-2 adrenergic receptor: MLKGLEPVNCSVCCCTLASKIVMVLFMVLLVFAILFGNTVTLAVVLGTKHFHTPQGYLKASLAVADLAVGIFVVPLSVYAEVSLMFNNSSPEWTFNNSQASTFHPCAVIGPIFAGCTLVSITTIFLLTIERSIAVLRPLHKESVITRKRTTILIIFSWVGSFLLAVSPMIFSNEIALEYNPCSRMCNYAIGTISEFPTRAWNILLLFPAFDFTLLGGTVVINIISLSTIRQHSKRRKHLAESDSQSVTKPTFSDIKAAKTIGTLTLAFTASFTPIAVFVVGNVIGNEWCNFSFFAFWILATNSCWNVIIYSVRDQKFRLRAHQLFIRSQTKNASKT; this comes from the coding sequence ATGCTGAAGGGACTTGAACCGGTAAATTGCAGCGTGTGTTGCTGTACACTGGCCAGCAAAATTGTAATGGTGCTCTTTATGGTGCTTTTGGTTTTCGCTATCTTGTTTGGAAACACTGTGACTTTGGCCGTGGTGCTAGGGACCAAGCACTTCCACACGCCACAGGGATATCTCAAAGCGTCTCTGGCGGTGGCAGACCTGGCGGTGGGAATTTTTGTGGTGCCTCTGTCTGTTTACGCAGAGGTGTCACTCATGTTTAACAACTCCTCGCCGGAATGGACCTTTAACAATTCACAAGCGTCAACCTTTCACCCATGTGCTGTCATCGGTCCCATATTTGCCGGCTGCACTTTGGTGTCGATTACGACTATATTTCTTCTAACCATCGAAAGGAGCATTGCAGTTTTGAGACCATTACACAAGGAGTCGGTGATTACGCGTAAACGGACCACAATCCTTATTATTTTCTCTTGGGTGGGGAGTTTTCTGTTGGCAGTGTCTCCAATGATTTTCAGCAATGAAATTGCCCTTGAATACAATCCATGTAGCAGGATGTGCAATTACGCAATTGGTACCATAAGCGAGTTCCCGACCCGAGCTTGGAACATTCTTCTACTGTTCCCAGCGTTTGATTTCACTCTCTTAGGGGGGACTGTGGTAATAAATATAATTTCCCTGTCGACCATACGCCAGCACTCAAAGCGCAGAAAACATCTGGCTGAAAGTGACAGCCAAAGTGTCACAAAACCCACTTTTTCCGACATTAAAGCCGCTAAAACCATCGGGACACTGACGCTTGCATTCACAGCATCTTTCACGCCTATTGCAGTCTTTGTCGTTGGAAATGTAATTGGAAACGAATGGTGCAATTTCTCTTTTTTTGCTTTTTGGATATTGGCCACTAATAGTTGTTGGAATGTCATAATATACAGCGTCAGAGATCAGAAGTTCAGACTCCGAGCGCACCAGCTTTTCATACGCTCACAAACCAAGAATGCCTCTAAAACATGA